In one Streptomyces sp. T12 genomic region, the following are encoded:
- a CDS encoding ADP-ribosylglycohydrolase family protein: MLRLTWVQPEDLLGHELRQAALDGREPSRIAERWRAAGGMEAPLRAGASTEPASRYLRTLAEDLLDELADLPSRLKDDEPTDLEKIKSLCPNWPSDSCTSTAPPAPLAPPAPPAPARYEAAWLGRAVGCVLGKPVEKLPLEAIRQLAKSTGNWPLTTYFTARGVPQDLLTTHPWNRRSALTSLAENIDGMPEDDDLNYPLLNLLLLRRHGTTFTTTDVARLWLDELPPGRTFTAERIAHRNLLLGIEPPHTARHRNPFREWIGALIRADVHGWTNPGNPAAAAEQAHRDATLTHTANGVYAAMFTAAVIAQAATATGTHDIHTCLRTGLTVIPPNSRLARAIHHAIRLAETHDDFDTVVDELHAAHAHTHHWVHALPNTALITAALTHADGDFTGSICRAVSGGWDTDSNGATAGSIAALLTGTPAALPDRWTAPLKNRLATSVADFDGTGFDALARLTHELAHRLTPLEATRP; this comes from the coding sequence ATGCTCCGACTGACCTGGGTCCAGCCGGAGGACCTGCTGGGCCACGAGCTGCGCCAGGCGGCCCTGGACGGCCGGGAACCGTCGAGGATCGCGGAGAGGTGGAGGGCGGCGGGCGGCATGGAAGCTCCGCTGCGGGCCGGGGCGTCGACGGAACCGGCGTCGAGGTATCTGAGGACTCTCGCGGAGGACTTGCTGGACGAACTGGCCGACCTGCCCAGCAGGTTGAAGGACGACGAGCCGACGGACCTGGAGAAGATCAAGTCCCTGTGCCCGAACTGGCCGAGCGATTCCTGCACCTCCACAGCGCCCCCTGCGCCCCTCGCACCTCCTGCACCCCCCGCACCCGCCCGCTACGAAGCCGCCTGGCTGGGCCGAGCCGTCGGCTGCGTCCTCGGCAAACCCGTGGAAAAGCTCCCCCTGGAAGCCATCCGCCAGCTGGCCAAATCCACCGGTAACTGGCCCCTGACCACCTACTTCACCGCACGCGGCGTCCCCCAGGACCTGCTCACCACCCACCCCTGGAACCGCCGCTCAGCCCTCACCTCCCTCGCCGAGAACATCGACGGCATGCCCGAGGACGACGACCTCAACTACCCCCTCCTCAACCTCCTCCTGCTCAGGCGCCACGGCACAACCTTCACCACCACGGACGTAGCCCGCCTCTGGCTCGACGAACTCCCACCCGGCCGCACCTTCACCGCCGAACGCATCGCCCACCGCAACCTCCTCCTCGGCATCGAACCCCCGCACACGGCCCGGCACCGCAACCCCTTCCGCGAATGGATCGGCGCCCTGATCCGCGCGGACGTCCACGGCTGGACCAACCCCGGCAACCCCGCCGCCGCGGCCGAACAGGCCCACCGCGACGCCACCCTCACCCACACTGCCAACGGCGTCTACGCGGCGATGTTCACGGCGGCGGTCATCGCACAGGCGGCGACGGCGACCGGCACCCACGACATCCACACCTGCCTGCGCACCGGCCTCACGGTGATCCCCCCGAACTCCCGCCTGGCCAGAGCCATCCACCACGCCATCCGACTGGCCGAGACCCACGACGACTTCGACACGGTCGTCGACGAACTCCACGCCGCCCACGCGCACACCCACCACTGGGTCCACGCCCTGCCCAACACCGCCCTGATCACCGCCGCCCTCACCCACGCGGACGGCGATTTCACCGGCTCCATCTGCCGTGCCGTGTCGGGGGGTTGGGACACCGACTCCAACGGCGCGACGGCGGGCAGCATCGCCGCCCTCCTCACCGGCACCCCCGCCGCCCTCCCCGACCGCTGGACGGCCCCCCTCAAGAACCGTCTCGCCACCTCCGTCGCCGACTTCGACGGCACCGGCTTCGACGCGCTGGCCCGGCTCACGCACGAACTCGCCCACCGGCTCACCCCCTTGGAGGCCACTCGCCCATGA
- a CDS encoding ADP-ribosylglycohydrolase family protein codes for MTPPTPWDEGAPTAAPAEAGPTALTQPNELAAADGEEPPPGPPAPDDESCTGGASGINPAEGEAEAGQRILGLLLGLAAGDAAGWPAARHRAARMPDWTRRLTRELDTFAEHNATTTLPVPIALNQPPEPLRLGPSDDAEWAAFAAEALLRAGDDTALGDLSRERRTRAAIDLTWNAVAGEVAAAADRAPEVESAILPLRARISVRAGLGNLATGLRPPATGHDNPHYFDDAACVRACVLAVAHPGDPHRAADLAEFDAHYTQDGDGVHGARAMAAALALALTGSDIETCVAAALSELPEETEIGRNARHALKLAQDTDSAFALIPLLEHQIVDHVYSYGIAAAETVPVALALAVAAEGRIAEAVPAAACLSRVADSAPALAGALTGALGGGASIPATWRDTCRTLSGCVLPRLTGTDLVELAELLEATQPARPGG; via the coding sequence ATGACGCCGCCCACTCCCTGGGACGAGGGAGCGCCAACAGCAGCACCTGCCGAAGCGGGCCCCACGGCCCTCACGCAGCCGAACGAACTCGCGGCCGCCGACGGCGAGGAGCCCCCACCGGGACCACCCGCACCCGACGACGAGAGTTGTACGGGTGGTGCGAGTGGGATCAACCCGGCCGAAGGCGAAGCCGAGGCCGGTCAACGCATCCTCGGCCTCCTCCTCGGCCTGGCCGCAGGCGACGCCGCAGGCTGGCCCGCCGCCCGTCACAGAGCCGCCCGCATGCCCGACTGGACCCGCCGCCTCACCCGCGAACTCGACACCTTCGCCGAACACAACGCGACGACCACCCTCCCCGTCCCCATCGCCCTGAACCAACCCCCGGAACCCCTCCGCCTCGGCCCCTCCGACGACGCGGAATGGGCGGCCTTCGCAGCAGAGGCCCTCCTACGCGCCGGCGACGACACCGCCCTCGGCGACCTGAGCCGCGAACGCCGCACCCGAGCCGCGATCGACCTCACCTGGAACGCCGTGGCCGGCGAAGTCGCCGCGGCAGCGGACCGCGCCCCCGAGGTCGAGTCGGCCATCCTCCCCCTGCGCGCCCGCATCTCCGTCCGCGCCGGCCTCGGCAACCTCGCCACCGGCCTGCGCCCACCCGCCACCGGCCACGACAACCCGCACTACTTCGACGACGCGGCCTGCGTACGGGCCTGCGTCCTGGCCGTAGCCCACCCCGGCGACCCCCACCGCGCCGCCGACCTCGCCGAGTTCGACGCCCACTACACCCAGGACGGCGACGGCGTACACGGTGCGAGGGCGATGGCAGCGGCCCTGGCCCTGGCCCTGACCGGCTCGGACATCGAGACCTGCGTGGCAGCGGCACTCAGCGAACTCCCCGAGGAGACGGAGATCGGCCGCAACGCCCGCCACGCGCTGAAGCTCGCGCAGGACACCGACAGCGCCTTCGCCCTGATCCCCCTCCTCGAACACCAAATCGTCGACCACGTCTACAGCTACGGCATCGCCGCGGCCGAAACGGTCCCGGTCGCCCTGGCCCTCGCGGTCGCGGCGGAAGGCCGTATCGCCGAGGCGGTCCCGGCCGCCGCGTGCCTGTCCCGGGTCGCCGACTCGGCACCGGCCCTGGCAGGTGCGCTGACGGGTGCGTTGGGCGGCGGCGCGTCGATCCCGGCGACCTGGCGCGACACCTGCCGCACCCTCTCCGGCTGCGTACTCCCCCGCCTCACCGGCACCGACCTGGTGGAACTCGCCGAACTCCTGGAAGCCACGCAACCGGCCCGACCAGGAGGATGA
- a CDS encoding thioredoxin domain-containing protein, translated as MSEKNREGKRTARERLAVERDKQKAADKRRRALIVGASVVCVLGLAAVIGVVAANAGKDDGSDAAGPVVGPSGAQGKDGLAIPVGEASAKSTLTVWEDFRCPACKSFEDGYRSTIHELTESGKLKVDYHLATIIDGNMGGTGSRNAANAAACAQDAGKFTPYHDVLYQNQPPEIDDAFAKNSKLLELAAKVKGLDTPAFRKCVEDGTHNSWVGKSNEAFQKGGFSGTPTVLLNGKNIYQDQTMTPAKLKQMVEEAAKG; from the coding sequence GTGAGCGAAAAGAATCGTGAGGGAAAGCGGACTGCCCGGGAGCGGCTGGCGGTCGAGCGTGACAAGCAGAAGGCCGCCGACAAGCGGCGCCGTGCGCTGATCGTCGGCGCGAGCGTCGTCTGCGTCCTGGGACTCGCGGCGGTGATCGGAGTCGTCGCGGCGAACGCGGGCAAGGACGACGGCAGTGACGCGGCGGGGCCGGTGGTCGGGCCCTCGGGGGCGCAGGGCAAGGACGGACTCGCGATCCCGGTGGGCGAGGCGAGCGCCAAGTCGACGCTCACCGTCTGGGAGGACTTCCGCTGCCCGGCCTGCAAGTCCTTCGAGGACGGGTACAGATCGACGATCCACGAGCTGACGGAGTCCGGCAAGCTCAAGGTCGACTACCACCTGGCGACGATCATCGACGGCAACATGGGCGGCACCGGCTCCCGGAACGCCGCCAATGCCGCGGCCTGCGCCCAGGACGCCGGGAAGTTCACGCCTTACCACGACGTGCTGTACCAGAACCAGCCCCCCGAGATCGACGACGCCTTCGCCAAGAACAGCAAGCTCCTGGAGCTCGCGGCCAAGGTCAAGGGTCTGGACACGCCCGCCTTCCGCAAGTGCGTGGAGGACGGCACGCACAACAGCTGGGTCGGCAAGTCCAACGAGGCGTTCCAGAAGGGCGGCTTCAGCGGCACGCCGACGGTGCTGCTGAACGGCAAGAACATCTACCAGGACCAGACGATGACGCCGGCGAAGCTGAAGCAGATGGTGGAGGAGGCCGCCAAGGGGTGA
- a CDS encoding VIT1/CCC1 transporter family protein — MAIIETEAALHEAHRDNHTHRDVNGGWLRPAVFGAMDGLVSNLALMTGVAGGAVSHQTIVLTGLAGLAAGAFSMAAGEYTSVASQRELVEAELEVERRELRKHPKDEEAELAALYESRGVESELARAVAEQLSRDPELALEIHAREELGIDPGDLPSPLVAAVSSFGAFALGALLPVLPYLLGAAALWPAVLLALVGLFLCGAVVAKVTARTWWFSGLRQLALGGAAAGVTYALGSLFGTAVG, encoded by the coding sequence ATGGCGATCATCGAGACCGAGGCCGCGCTGCACGAGGCGCACCGTGACAACCACACGCACCGTGATGTGAACGGCGGCTGGCTGCGCCCCGCCGTCTTCGGTGCGATGGACGGCCTGGTCTCCAACCTCGCCCTGATGACCGGTGTCGCGGGCGGGGCCGTCAGCCACCAGACCATCGTGCTGACCGGACTCGCCGGGCTCGCCGCCGGCGCCTTCTCCATGGCCGCCGGCGAGTACACCTCCGTCGCCTCGCAGCGCGAGCTCGTCGAGGCCGAGCTGGAGGTCGAGCGGCGGGAGCTGAGAAAGCACCCGAAGGACGAGGAGGCCGAGCTCGCGGCCCTCTACGAGTCCCGGGGTGTCGAGTCGGAGCTCGCGCGGGCCGTGGCCGAGCAGCTCTCGCGTGATCCCGAGCTGGCCCTGGAGATACACGCCCGCGAGGAGCTCGGCATCGACCCCGGGGATCTGCCGTCGCCGCTGGTCGCCGCCGTGTCGTCGTTCGGGGCGTTCGCGTTGGGGGCCCTGCTGCCCGTACTGCCCTATCTGCTCGGTGCGGCCGCGCTGTGGCCGGCCGTGCTGCTCGCGCTCGTCGGGCTGTTCCTGTGTGGTGCGGTCGTGGCCAAGGTGACTGCGCGGACCTGGTGGTTCAGCGGGCTGCGGCAGCTCGCGCTCGGTGGTGCCGCGGCCGGTGTGACGTACGCCCTGGGCAGCTTGTTCGGAACGGCCGTAGGATAG
- a CDS encoding CaiB/BaiF CoA-transferase family protein, whose translation MTAPGPQPRTAPAPLRTAPAPPLTGLRVLDLATLFAGPLAATMLGDFGAEVIKVEHPAKPDPSRGHGPSKDGVGLWWKVLGRNKRTITLNLSKPGGRATLLRLAATADVVIENFRPGTLEKWDLGWPELSAANPRLVLTRVTGFGQFGPYAHRPGFGTLAEAMSGFAALTGEPDAPPTLPPFGLADSIAALATAYAVLTALAARERTGEGQVVDMALIEPMLMALGPQPTWYDQLGYVQERTGNRSANNAPRNTYRTADGGWVAVSTSAQSIAERVMHLVGRPELIDEPWFATGADRARHADVLDRAVGDWIARHTRADVLAAFEKAEAAVAPIQDVRDVMTDPQYAALDTITTVDDPELGPLRMQNVLFRLSATPGTIRWPGRPHGADTDEILTDLGLTPAELAALREEGAL comes from the coding sequence ATGACCGCGCCCGGCCCCCAGCCCCGTACCGCCCCCGCCCCTCTCCGTACCGCCCCCGCCCCTCCCCTGACCGGCCTGCGCGTCCTCGACCTCGCCACCCTCTTCGCCGGCCCCCTCGCCGCCACGATGCTCGGCGACTTCGGCGCGGAGGTCATCAAGGTCGAGCACCCCGCGAAGCCGGACCCCTCCCGCGGCCACGGCCCCTCGAAGGACGGCGTGGGCCTGTGGTGGAAGGTCCTCGGCCGCAACAAGCGCACGATCACCCTGAACCTCTCCAAGCCCGGCGGCCGCGCCACCCTCCTGCGCCTGGCCGCGACCGCGGACGTCGTCATCGAGAACTTCCGCCCGGGCACCCTGGAGAAATGGGACCTCGGCTGGCCGGAACTCTCCGCCGCCAACCCCCGCCTGGTCCTCACCCGCGTCACCGGCTTCGGCCAGTTCGGCCCCTACGCCCACCGCCCCGGCTTCGGCACCCTCGCCGAGGCGATGAGCGGCTTCGCCGCGCTCACCGGCGAACCGGACGCGCCGCCGACGCTCCCGCCGTTCGGCCTGGCCGACTCGATCGCCGCCCTCGCGACCGCGTACGCGGTGCTGACGGCACTGGCCGCGCGCGAGCGCACCGGCGAGGGCCAGGTCGTCGACATGGCCCTCATCGAGCCGATGCTGATGGCCCTCGGCCCCCAGCCGACCTGGTACGACCAGCTGGGCTACGTCCAGGAGCGCACCGGCAACCGCTCCGCCAACAACGCCCCGCGCAACACGTACCGCACCGCGGACGGAGGCTGGGTCGCCGTCTCCACCTCCGCCCAGTCGATCGCCGAGCGGGTGATGCACCTGGTGGGGCGCCCCGAGCTGATCGACGAACCGTGGTTCGCGACCGGCGCCGACCGGGCCCGCCACGCCGACGTCCTCGACCGGGCGGTCGGCGACTGGATCGCCCGCCACACCCGCGCCGACGTCCTCGCCGCCTTCGAGAAGGCGGAGGCGGCGGTGGCCCCGATCCAGGACGTACGGGACGTGATGACGGACCCCCAGTACGCGGCCCTCGACACGATCACCACCGTCGACGACCCCGAACTCGGTCCCCTCCGCATGCAGAACGTCCTCTTCCGCCTCTCCGCCACCCCCGGCACGATCCGCTGGCCGGGCCGCCCGCACGGCGCGGACACGGACGAGATCCTCACCGACCTGGGCCTGACCCCCGCCGAACTGGCGGCCCTGCGCGAGGAGGGCGCCCTGTGA
- the rbsK gene encoding ribokinase — protein MTDIVVLGSTNMDLVTYVEKAPQRGETVTGREFRTIPGGKGANQAIAAARAGGAVTMIGAVGNDAFGTRLRSTLEHSGVDTDDLRTAEGPSGTAHIVVDDEGGNSIVVIPGANGTLDHLSPGDEGVIASAGTLLLQLEIPLAAVLAGAQAAHRHDVRTILTPAPAQPLPRELLATIDLLVPNEQEATTLTGRTDPREAAIALLDQVPEVVVTLGAAGSLYATRGADPVTVPAPKVTAVDSTGAGDTFVGALAVALGEGRPMREALAWAAEAAALSVQREGASVSMPYRPEIDARYAS, from the coding sequence ATGACCGACATCGTCGTGCTCGGCAGCACGAACATGGACCTCGTCACCTACGTCGAAAAGGCCCCGCAGCGCGGCGAGACCGTGACGGGCCGGGAGTTCCGTACGATCCCCGGCGGCAAGGGCGCCAACCAGGCGATCGCGGCGGCCCGCGCGGGCGGCGCCGTCACGATGATCGGCGCCGTCGGCAACGACGCCTTCGGCACCCGCCTGCGCTCCACCCTCGAACACTCCGGCGTCGACACCGACGACCTCCGCACGGCCGAGGGCCCGTCCGGCACCGCGCACATCGTCGTGGACGACGAGGGCGGCAACTCGATCGTCGTGATCCCCGGCGCGAACGGCACGCTGGACCATCTGAGCCCCGGCGACGAGGGCGTCATCGCCTCCGCCGGCACCCTGCTGCTCCAGCTGGAGATCCCCCTGGCCGCGGTCCTCGCCGGCGCCCAGGCGGCCCACCGCCACGACGTCCGTACGATCCTCACCCCCGCGCCCGCCCAGCCGCTCCCCCGCGAACTCCTCGCCACCATCGACCTGTTGGTCCCCAACGAACAGGAGGCCACCACCCTCACCGGCCGCACCGACCCCCGAGAGGCGGCCATCGCGCTGCTCGACCAGGTGCCCGAGGTCGTCGTCACCCTGGGCGCGGCCGGCAGCCTGTACGCCACCCGCGGCGCCGACCCCGTGACCGTCCCGGCGCCGAAGGTGACCGCCGTCGACTCCACCGGCGCCGGCGACACCTTCGTCGGCGCCCTCGCGGTGGCGCTCGGCGAGGGACGACCGATGCGGGAGGCGCTGGCGTGGGCGGCGGAGGCCGCGGCCCTGTCGGTGCAGCGGGAGGGCGCCTCGGTGTCGATGCCGTACCGCCCCGAGATCGACGCACGGTACGCCTCATGA
- a CDS encoding ADP-ribosylglycohydrolase family protein, with protein sequence MTPKSEESSGPRLDERITGALVGAAVGDALGGPVEGYSPDQILQRHGGRVHGIVGPWSGDAWRTARPLAPYHKGDGHVTDDTLMTHALIRVYARVRDHLDAYAIADHLVPDLMTNPRWIPELEAEALPLHRIFLAEKWLVTRLHYGHVDPREAGVGNIVNCGAAMYMAPVGLVNAADPRAAYAEALDLAGAHQSSYGREAAGVFAAAVAAACSPGATPDSIVTACLTLAKDGTRAAIEKVCEAASHYTDFESALTPLREAVTAYDTVGPDYRQPSLGARRPSRLHAIEELPIALAMLLVANGDYRQAVLGAVNYGRDCDSIATMAGALTGALGSPPPQDWSKTVAEASRLDLWEPPRTLTEVTREIHARDVQRRRAHEAAFTALEGRGCSD encoded by the coding sequence ATGACGCCCAAATCGGAAGAAAGCAGTGGCCCGCGTCTCGACGAGCGGATCACCGGCGCCCTGGTCGGCGCGGCGGTCGGCGACGCCCTCGGCGGGCCGGTGGAGGGCTACTCCCCCGACCAGATCCTTCAGCGCCACGGCGGCCGCGTCCACGGCATCGTCGGCCCCTGGAGCGGTGACGCCTGGCGCACGGCCCGCCCCCTCGCGCCGTACCACAAGGGCGACGGGCACGTCACCGACGACACGTTGATGACGCACGCGCTGATCCGGGTCTACGCGCGGGTCCGCGACCACCTGGACGCTTACGCGATCGCCGACCACCTGGTCCCGGACCTGATGACGAACCCGCGCTGGATCCCGGAGCTGGAGGCCGAGGCACTCCCGCTGCACCGGATCTTCCTGGCGGAGAAGTGGCTGGTGACCCGCCTCCACTACGGCCACGTGGACCCGCGAGAGGCCGGCGTCGGCAACATCGTCAACTGCGGCGCGGCGATGTACATGGCCCCGGTCGGCCTGGTCAACGCGGCCGACCCCAGGGCCGCGTACGCCGAGGCCCTGGACCTCGCGGGTGCCCACCAGTCGTCGTACGGCCGCGAGGCGGCGGGCGTCTTCGCGGCGGCGGTGGCGGCGGCGTGCAGCCCCGGGGCGACACCGGACTCGATCGTCACGGCCTGCCTGACGCTGGCGAAGGACGGCACGAGGGCGGCGATCGAGAAGGTCTGCGAAGCGGCGAGCCACTACACGGACTTCGAGTCGGCCCTGACCCCGCTCCGGGAGGCGGTCACCGCGTACGACACGGTGGGCCCCGACTACCGGCAGCCTTCCCTCGGCGCCCGCCGCCCCTCCCGCCTCCACGCGATCGAGGAACTCCCCATCGCCCTGGCCATGTTGCTGGTCGCGAACGGCGACTACCGCCAAGCGGTCCTGGGCGCGGTGAACTACGGCCGAGACTGCGACTCGATCGCGACGATGGCCGGCGCCCTGACCGGCGCCCTGGGCTCACCGCCCCCGCAGGACTGGTCGAAGACGGTCGCGGAAGCCAGCCGCCTCGACCTCTGGGAACCGCCCCGCACCCTGACCGAGGTCACGAGGGAGATCCACGCCCGGGACGTACAGCGCCGCCGAGCCCACGAAGCGGCCTTCACCGCACTGGAGGGCCGAGGATGCTCCGACTGA
- the lgt gene encoding prolipoprotein diacylglyceryl transferase, translating into MELAYIPSPSRGVIHLGPIPLRGYAFCIIIGVFVAVWLGNKRWVARGGRVGTVADIAVWAVPFGLVGGRLYHVITDYELYFSEGRDWVDAFKIWEGGLGIWGAIALGALGAWIGCRRRGIPLPAYADAVAPGIAFAQAIGRWGNWFNQELYGRPTDLPWALKITSSTDGRVPGTYHPTFLYESLWCIGVALLVIWADRRFKLGHGRAFALYVAAYCAGRAWIEYMRVDDAHHILGVRLNVWTALVVFLLAVTYLVVSAKKRPGREAVVEPGASGGETDGAAEGGTETDAGTADAKKTDGDKAEGDKAEADASDAEDEKEPSDEAESATKKA; encoded by the coding sequence ATGGAACTTGCCTACATTCCCAGCCCGTCGCGCGGGGTGATCCACCTCGGCCCCATTCCGCTGCGCGGCTACGCCTTCTGCATCATCATCGGTGTCTTCGTAGCCGTCTGGCTCGGCAACAAACGCTGGGTCGCCCGAGGCGGGCGGGTCGGCACGGTGGCCGACATCGCGGTCTGGGCCGTGCCCTTCGGCCTCGTCGGCGGACGCCTCTACCACGTGATCACGGACTACGAGCTGTACTTCAGCGAGGGCCGTGACTGGGTGGACGCCTTCAAGATCTGGGAGGGCGGCCTCGGCATCTGGGGTGCGATCGCGCTCGGCGCGCTGGGCGCGTGGATCGGCTGCCGCCGCCGGGGCATCCCGCTGCCCGCGTACGCCGACGCCGTCGCCCCCGGCATCGCCTTCGCCCAGGCGATCGGGCGCTGGGGCAACTGGTTCAACCAGGAGCTGTACGGCCGGCCGACCGACCTCCCGTGGGCGCTGAAGATCACGTCCTCGACGGACGGGCGGGTGCCGGGCACCTACCACCCGACGTTCCTGTACGAGTCCCTGTGGTGCATCGGCGTCGCGCTGCTGGTGATCTGGGCCGACCGCCGCTTCAAGCTGGGACACGGGCGGGCGTTCGCGCTGTACGTCGCCGCGTACTGCGCGGGCCGCGCGTGGATCGAGTACATGCGCGTCGACGACGCCCACCACATCCTGGGTGTGCGGCTGAACGTCTGGACCGCGCTGGTCGTGTTCCTGCTGGCCGTGACGTACCTCGTGGTGTCGGCGAAGAAGCGCCCGGGCCGGGAGGCCGTGGTCGAGCCGGGTGCCTCCGGCGGTGAGACCGACGGTGCGGCCGAGGGCGGTACCGAGACCGACGCCGGGACGGCCGACGCCAAGAAGACCGACGGCGACAAGGCTGAGGGCGACAAGGCCGAGGCGGACGCGTCGGACGCTGAGGACGAGAAGGAACCGAGCGACGAGGCCGAGTCGGCGACGAAGAAGGCGTAA
- a CDS encoding CoA ester lyase, with the protein MTIPATPVPFPLTWLYAPGDRPRVVAKALTSGADIVIVDLEDAVAPDRKDYARAATADLLAEPEHPVPVHVRVNALGTPPAAKDLEALAALPGLSGLRLPKVTSAEQVIHLAETTPPTDPGAPPLHALLESALGIERAHAIASAHPCLHGISLGEADLRTDLGVRGDAGLDWSRSRVVVAARAAGLPPPSQSIHPDIRDLEGLAASCAHGRTLGFLGRAAIHPRQLPVIERAYLPTEAELEQAETILKAAATEHGAQALQDGTFIDAAVVAAAQRTLSLARRR; encoded by the coding sequence GTGACGATCCCGGCAACGCCCGTCCCCTTCCCCCTGACCTGGCTGTACGCCCCCGGAGACCGCCCCCGGGTGGTGGCCAAGGCCCTGACGTCCGGCGCCGACATCGTCATCGTCGACCTGGAGGACGCGGTGGCCCCGGACCGCAAGGACTACGCCCGCGCGGCCACGGCCGACCTGCTCGCCGAGCCGGAGCACCCCGTTCCCGTCCACGTCCGCGTGAACGCCCTGGGCACCCCGCCCGCGGCGAAGGACCTCGAGGCGCTGGCCGCCCTTCCCGGCCTGTCCGGTCTGCGCCTGCCGAAGGTGACCTCCGCCGAGCAGGTCATCCACCTCGCCGAGACCACACCGCCCACCGACCCGGGCGCGCCCCCGCTGCACGCCCTCCTGGAATCGGCCCTGGGCATCGAGCGCGCCCATGCCATCGCCTCCGCCCACCCCTGCCTCCACGGCATCTCGCTGGGCGAGGCGGACCTACGGACCGACCTGGGCGTACGGGGCGACGCGGGCCTCGACTGGTCACGCTCCCGCGTCGTCGTCGCCGCGCGGGCCGCGGGGCTGCCCCCACCGTCGCAGTCGATCCACCCGGACATCCGCGACCTGGAGGGCCTGGCGGCATCCTGCGCCCACGGCCGCACCCTGGGCTTCCTGGGCCGCGCGGCCATCCACCCCCGCCAACTCCCGGTGATCGAACGGGCCTACCTCCCCACGGAGGCGGAACTGGAACAGGCGGAGACGATCCTCAAGGCAGCGGCGACAGAACACGGCGCCCAGGCCCTGCAGGACGGAACCTTCATCGACGCGGCGGTGGTTGCGGCGGCCCAGCGGACCCTGTCGCTGGCGCGCCGGCGCTGA
- a CDS encoding ADP-ribosylglycohydrolase family protein, which yields MPSFACISSVPAPADAELRDRARGALLGLAVGDALGAPAENMKPSEIRARWGRITGFVADNPAGTDDTEYAIFSGLLLARHGSALTPAHVETAWHEWIADRSEGPFRGAGFSERGTLENLRRGLAAPISAQHRHAWSDGLAMRAAPFGVFAAGRPAEAARLVAIDGSVSHDGEGIYGGQAVAAGVAAAMAGAPTIAVVASALAVVPDDSWTARSLRRAVAVAHRGERAVRSAVVIGGYPWTDLAPEAVALAFGAYAAADGDFVQAVLTAVNMGRDADTTAAVAGALAGATQGVAAIPTEWAAAIGPARGSCLPSMAGHHVLDVAELLVSGEDRKWRAGGCVAGEVPTPGEGGRR from the coding sequence ATGCCATCGTTCGCCTGCATTTCCTCGGTCCCGGCGCCCGCGGACGCCGAGCTCCGCGACCGGGCACGCGGCGCACTGCTGGGCCTTGCGGTCGGCGACGCGCTGGGCGCCCCGGCGGAGAACATGAAGCCCTCCGAGATCCGCGCCCGCTGGGGCCGCATCACGGGATTCGTCGCCGACAACCCGGCCGGCACGGACGACACCGAGTACGCGATCTTCTCGGGCCTCCTCCTCGCCCGCCACGGCTCGGCCCTCACCCCGGCCCACGTGGAGACGGCCTGGCACGAGTGGATCGCGGACCGTTCGGAAGGCCCCTTCCGGGGCGCCGGCTTCAGCGAACGCGGCACGCTGGAGAACCTCCGCCGAGGCCTCGCCGCCCCCATCTCCGCCCAGCACCGCCACGCCTGGAGCGACGGCCTCGCCATGCGGGCGGCCCCGTTCGGCGTCTTCGCGGCGGGCCGCCCGGCCGAAGCGGCCCGGCTGGTGGCCATCGACGGCTCGGTGAGCCACGACGGCGAGGGCATCTACGGCGGCCAGGCGGTCGCGGCGGGCGTGGCGGCGGCGATGGCGGGGGCGCCGACGATCGCGGTGGTCGCCTCGGCCCTCGCGGTGGTCCCGGACGACTCCTGGACGGCCCGTTCCCTGCGCCGCGCCGTGGCAGTGGCCCACCGAGGCGAGCGCGCGGTCCGCTCCGCGGTCGTGATCGGCGGCTACCCCTGGACCGACCTGGCCCCCGAGGCGGTCGCGCTGGCCTTCGGGGCTTACGCGGCGGCGGACGGCGACTTCGTCCAGGCGGTGCTCACGGCCGTGAACATGGGCCGGGACGCGGACACGACGGCCGCGGTGGCGGGGGCGCTGGCGGGTGCGACGCAAGGGGTGGCGGCGATCCCGACGGAGTGGGCGGCGGCGATCGGGCCGGCGCGGGGGAGTTGCCTGCCGTCGATGGCCGGGCATCACGTGCTGGATGTGGCGGAGTTGCTGGTGTCGGGGGAGGACAGGAAGTGGAGGGCGGGGGGATGCGTAGCGGGTGAGGTTCCGACACCGGGCGAAGGGGGCCGACGATGA